Proteins encoded within one genomic window of Nomia melanderi isolate GNS246 chromosome 8, iyNomMela1, whole genome shotgun sequence:
- the LOC116426597 gene encoding dolichyl-diphosphooligosaccharide--protein glycosyltransferase subunit 4 — MITDVQLAVFCNILGATLFCLVFLFHYINANYSK, encoded by the coding sequence aTGATCACGGATGTGCAACTGGCAGTTTTCTGCAATATCCTGGGCGCAACATTGTTTTGTTTGGTATTCCTCTTTCACTACATAAATGCGAATTATTCGAAATGA
- the LOC116426596 gene encoding protein PRRC1-like isoform X1 produces the protein MTDDSNGESTFEFVERKTDESSTSGEIVKTDSFSSLSSSTSLLMPIGVSTSTGSLLSNVAPPSALPSFISNSGTVSSENSTIQKKDESAKSNLSTPSKLSQQEIQQITTTPIVTQPTQNAQTTAQAGSPVQDSGLVGGGLLSWVKETVVNSNVLSKVAEKAKNSVNTMITTLDPQMREFLYSGGDVEIIVASDKDVKVSPVRQAFQTVFGKATVTGVAVENSTIAAQPIGFAAGIKGAETRISSARNIPSIPKDIPIVAVENFLLEVGEHKWFDLGVVLLDDPKRKVTFHTFTQMTPVPTEMVIMAQEATPEDYPPKWSGLAVTIDSLIANDLQVSHNEWHHVFSGVAKRDIILLAAQALAGIYKNAIDPV, from the exons ATGACCGACGATTCTAATGGAGAATCTACATTTGAATTTGTTGAAAGGAAGACTGACGAGTCTTCTACGTCTGGAGAAATCGTGAAAACAG ATTCTTTTAGTAGCTTGTCGTCGTCTACGTCTCTGCTAATGCCAATAGGCGTATCAACATCTACAGGAAGTTTATTATCAAATGTAGCACCACCTAGTGCATTGCctagtttcatttcaaattcagGGACAGTGTCCTCAGAAAATTCTACCATACAAAAGAAAGACGAGTctgctaaatcaaatttaaGTACTCCTTCTAAGCTTTCACAGCAAGAAATTCAACAAATAACTACAACTCCTATTGTAACTCAACCCACCCAAAATGCACAAACTACAGCGCAAGCGGGAAGCCCTGTGCAAGATTCAGGATTGGTTGGCGGCGGTTTATTATCCTGGGTTAAAGAGACAGTAGTAAATAGTAATGTTTTGAGCAAAGTTGCTGAGAAGGCAAAGAACAGTGTTAATACTATGATTACAACATTAGACCCCCAGATGCGTGAGTTCCTTT ATTCTGGTGGTGATGTAGAGATAATAGTTGCTTCAGACAAAGATGTGAAAGTAAGTCCTGTACGTCAAGCTTTTCAAACAGTGTTTGGGAAGGCAACAGTTAC AGGTGTAGCAGTTGAAAATTCAACTATTGCCGCGCAGCCAATTGGTTTTGCAGCTGGAATAAAAGGTGCGGAAACAAGAATTAGTTCCGCACGAAACATTCCGTCCATTCCAAAAGACATACCGATAGTTGCTGtagaaaattttttattagaagTCGGTGAACATAAATGGTTCGATTTAGGAGTGGTACTTCTTGATGATCCTAAACGTAAAGTGACATTTCATACATTTACACAAATGACGCCAGTACCAACTGAAATGGTAATAATGGCACAAGAAGCCACACCTGAGGATTACCCTCCAAAATGGTCTGGATTAGCAGTTACTATTGATAGTTTAATAGCAAATGACTTACAg gtttCTCATAACGAATGGCATCATGTATTTAGCGGTGTCGCTAAACGAGATATTATACTTTTGGCAGCTCAAGCATTGGCCGGGATATACAAGAATGCAATTGATCCTGTGTAA
- the LOC116426521 gene encoding uncharacterized protein LOC116426521 → METVINNLKMDVSDVPITGMFLVYPQYYIHLLEAPEDIIYKHFKDFYDKQTDDCKVTRSIFLPFHHHVNQIGFTCT, encoded by the exons ATGGAAACCGTTATTAACAACTTGAAGATGGATGTTTCCGATGTTCCGATAACAGGAATGTTTCTGGTCTACCCtcaatattacattcatttgttAGAG GCACCGGAAGACATAATTTACAAGCATTTCAAAGATTTTTATGACAAGCAAACCGACGACTGTAAAGTGACGAGATCAATCTTCCTTCCATTTCACCATCACGTTAATCAG ATTGGTTTCACGTGTACATGA
- the LOC116426596 gene encoding protein PRRC1-like isoform X2, whose protein sequence is MTDDSNGESTFEFVERKTDESSTSGEIVKTDSFSSLSSSTSLLMPIGVSTSTGSLLSNVAPPSALPSFISNSGTVSSENSTIQKKDESAKSNLSTPSKLSQQEIQQITTTPIVTQPTQNAQTTAQAGSPVQDSGLVGGGLLSWVKETVVNSNVLSKVAEKAKNSVNTMITTLDPQMHSGGDVEIIVASDKDVKVSPVRQAFQTVFGKATVTGVAVENSTIAAQPIGFAAGIKGAETRISSARNIPSIPKDIPIVAVENFLLEVGEHKWFDLGVVLLDDPKRKVTFHTFTQMTPVPTEMVIMAQEATPEDYPPKWSGLAVTIDSLIANDLQVSHNEWHHVFSGVAKRDIILLAAQALAGIYKNAIDPV, encoded by the exons ATGACCGACGATTCTAATGGAGAATCTACATTTGAATTTGTTGAAAGGAAGACTGACGAGTCTTCTACGTCTGGAGAAATCGTGAAAACAG ATTCTTTTAGTAGCTTGTCGTCGTCTACGTCTCTGCTAATGCCAATAGGCGTATCAACATCTACAGGAAGTTTATTATCAAATGTAGCACCACCTAGTGCATTGCctagtttcatttcaaattcagGGACAGTGTCCTCAGAAAATTCTACCATACAAAAGAAAGACGAGTctgctaaatcaaatttaaGTACTCCTTCTAAGCTTTCACAGCAAGAAATTCAACAAATAACTACAACTCCTATTGTAACTCAACCCACCCAAAATGCACAAACTACAGCGCAAGCGGGAAGCCCTGTGCAAGATTCAGGATTGGTTGGCGGCGGTTTATTATCCTGGGTTAAAGAGACAGTAGTAAATAGTAATGTTTTGAGCAAAGTTGCTGAGAAGGCAAAGAACAGTGTTAATACTATGATTACAACATTAGACCCCCAGATGC ATTCTGGTGGTGATGTAGAGATAATAGTTGCTTCAGACAAAGATGTGAAAGTAAGTCCTGTACGTCAAGCTTTTCAAACAGTGTTTGGGAAGGCAACAGTTAC AGGTGTAGCAGTTGAAAATTCAACTATTGCCGCGCAGCCAATTGGTTTTGCAGCTGGAATAAAAGGTGCGGAAACAAGAATTAGTTCCGCACGAAACATTCCGTCCATTCCAAAAGACATACCGATAGTTGCTGtagaaaattttttattagaagTCGGTGAACATAAATGGTTCGATTTAGGAGTGGTACTTCTTGATGATCCTAAACGTAAAGTGACATTTCATACATTTACACAAATGACGCCAGTACCAACTGAAATGGTAATAATGGCACAAGAAGCCACACCTGAGGATTACCCTCCAAAATGGTCTGGATTAGCAGTTACTATTGATAGTTTAATAGCAAATGACTTACAg gtttCTCATAACGAATGGCATCATGTATTTAGCGGTGTCGCTAAACGAGATATTATACTTTTGGCAGCTCAAGCATTGGCCGGGATATACAAGAATGCAATTGATCCTGTGTAA
- the Nup44A gene encoding nuclear pore complex protein Nup44A isoform X1, with protein sequence MFEAHSINAEHKDLIHDIAYDFYGQRMATCSSDQYVKVWDEDEHGNWHLTASWKAHSGSVWKVTWAHPEFGQVLATCSFDRTAAVWEEIVGEGSGPGERGMKHWVRRTNLVDSRKSVTDVKFAPKTLGLLLGTCSEDGVIRIYEAPDVMNLSQWTLQHDISCKLQCSCLSWNPSLSRLHPPMIAVGSDDPNPSSGGKVFIYEYSESSRRWAKTETLAIIDPVYDIAFAPNLGRSFHTLAIATKDVRIITLKPILDTVQSGAPRFDITTAAQFFDHDFTVWRVCWNIMGTILASSGDDGCVRLWKDNYINNWKCVAVLKGDGTSAQSAETPTAATPPNHSSGTQQTPSTTRAVTVATVTAEKPTVTVMCINKWQAPVTKGRFSKSVWLGNPSEATPPPPPILECPKAKK encoded by the exons atGTTTGAAGCACACAGCATTAATGCTGAGCATAAGGACTTGATCCACGATATTGCTTACGATTTTTATGGCCAACGAATGGCAACATGTTCCAGTGATCAGTATGTGAAA GTCTGGGACGAAGATGAACATGGGAATTGGCATTTAACTGCATCTTGGAAAGCTCACAGCGGTTCTGTGTGGAAAGTTACTTGGGCTCATCCTGAGTTTGGCCAAGTACTTGCTACATGTTCCTTTGATAGAACGGCTGCTGTGTGGGAAGAAATAG TTGGAGAAGGATCAGGTCCAGGTGAACGTGGCATGAAACATTGGGTTAGACGAACAAATTTAGTGGATTCTAGAAAGTCAGTCACAGATGTGAAATTTGCACCCAAAACTCTTGGTCTTCTATTAGGTACTTGCAGTGAGGATGGAGTAATTAGAATATATGAAGCTCCTGATGTTATGAATTTAAGTCAGTGGACACTTCAACATGATATTAGCTGTAAGCTTCAATGTAGTTGTCTCTCTTGGAATCCATCTTTGTCAAG GCTACATCCACCAATGATAGCAGTCGGAAGTGATGATCCAAATCCATCATCTGGGGGGAAAGTGTTCATATACGAATACTCTGAAAGTAGTAGAAGGTGGGCAAAAACAGAAACATTAGCAATTATTGACCCTGTCTATGATATTGCATTTGCTCCAAATTTGGGAAGAAGTTTTCACACGTTAGCTATTGCCACAAAGGATGTAAGAATTATCACATTGAAACCTATATT GGACACTGTACAAAGTGGCGCGCCACGTTTTGATATTACTACAGCAGCACAATTTTTTGATCATGATTTCACTGTTTGGCGAGTGTGTTGGAATATTATGGGCACTATTTTAGCAAGTTCAGGAGATGATGGTTGTGTTCGGTTATGGaaagataattatattaataattggaaGTGTGTTGCTGTTTTAAAAGGTGATGGCACTTCTGCTCAAAGTGCCGAAACTCCTACAGCAGCAACACCACCAAATCATTCATCAGGAACACAACAAACACCTTCTACAACAAG AGCAGTAACTGTAGCAACAGTCACTGCAGAAAAGCCTACAGTTACAGTTATGTGCATCAATAAATGGCAAGCACCTGTTACAAAGGGTCGATTCAGTAAATCCGTTTGGCTGGGAAATCCCAGCGAAGCAACTCCGCCGCCACCCCCAATATTAGAGTGTCCGAAGGCGaaaaaataa
- the Nup44A gene encoding nuclear pore complex protein Nup44A isoform X2: MFEAHSINAEHKDLIHDIAYDFYGQRMATCSSDQYVKVWDEDEHGNWHLTASWKAHSGSVWKVTWAHPEFGQVLATCSFDRTAAVWEEIVGEGSGPGERGMKHWVRRTNLVDSRKSVTDVKFAPKTLGLLLGTCSEDGVIRIYEAPDVMNLSQWTLQHDISCKLQCSCLSWNPSLSRLHPPMIAVGSDDPNPSSGGKVFIYEYSESSRRWAKTETLAIIDPVYDIAFAPNLGRSFHTLAIATKDVRIITLKPILDTVQSGAPRFDITTAAQFFDHDFTVWRVCWNIMGTILASSGDDGCVRLWKDNYINNWKCVAVLKGDGTSAQSAETPTAATPPNHSSGTQQTPSTTRYYKLGSISHPNQVPWH; encoded by the exons atGTTTGAAGCACACAGCATTAATGCTGAGCATAAGGACTTGATCCACGATATTGCTTACGATTTTTATGGCCAACGAATGGCAACATGTTCCAGTGATCAGTATGTGAAA GTCTGGGACGAAGATGAACATGGGAATTGGCATTTAACTGCATCTTGGAAAGCTCACAGCGGTTCTGTGTGGAAAGTTACTTGGGCTCATCCTGAGTTTGGCCAAGTACTTGCTACATGTTCCTTTGATAGAACGGCTGCTGTGTGGGAAGAAATAG TTGGAGAAGGATCAGGTCCAGGTGAACGTGGCATGAAACATTGGGTTAGACGAACAAATTTAGTGGATTCTAGAAAGTCAGTCACAGATGTGAAATTTGCACCCAAAACTCTTGGTCTTCTATTAGGTACTTGCAGTGAGGATGGAGTAATTAGAATATATGAAGCTCCTGATGTTATGAATTTAAGTCAGTGGACACTTCAACATGATATTAGCTGTAAGCTTCAATGTAGTTGTCTCTCTTGGAATCCATCTTTGTCAAG GCTACATCCACCAATGATAGCAGTCGGAAGTGATGATCCAAATCCATCATCTGGGGGGAAAGTGTTCATATACGAATACTCTGAAAGTAGTAGAAGGTGGGCAAAAACAGAAACATTAGCAATTATTGACCCTGTCTATGATATTGCATTTGCTCCAAATTTGGGAAGAAGTTTTCACACGTTAGCTATTGCCACAAAGGATGTAAGAATTATCACATTGAAACCTATATT GGACACTGTACAAAGTGGCGCGCCACGTTTTGATATTACTACAGCAGCACAATTTTTTGATCATGATTTCACTGTTTGGCGAGTGTGTTGGAATATTATGGGCACTATTTTAGCAAGTTCAGGAGATGATGGTTGTGTTCGGTTATGGaaagataattatattaataattggaaGTGTGTTGCTGTTTTAAAAGGTGATGGCACTTCTGCTCAAAGTGCCGAAACTCCTACAGCAGCAACACCACCAAATCATTCATCAGGAACACAACAAACACCTTCTACAACAAGGTACTACAAATTGGGTTCCATCAGTCATCCAAACCAAGTGCCTTGGCATTAG